The Spirochaetaceae bacterium genome window below encodes:
- a CDS encoding type II toxin-antitoxin system HicB family antitoxin, translated as MTRYPAWIDGEQGSYGVSFPDLPGIVAMGTTVDEALLHAEEALRDYVNETERDGEPIAAPTSIEKIETPTGYTLVSVPLIRLSGRSVRASLTLDEGVAAFIDGEARRRKMTRTAYIEWMARRIAQTGG; from the coding sequence ATGACCAGATATCCAGCCTGGATCGACGGAGAGCAAGGCTCCTATGGCGTCTCGTTTCCGGATCTTCCCGGCATAGTCGCCATGGGTACGACAGTGGACGAGGCATTGCTGCATGCCGAGGAAGCACTACGCGACTACGTGAATGAGACCGAGCGAGACGGTGAGCCGATCGCGGCACCGACCAGTATCGAAAAGATCGAAACGCCCACTGGGTACACTCTGGTCTCCGTCCCCTTGATCCGCCTGTCGGGCCGTAGCGTGCGTGCGAGTCTCACGCTCGACGAGGGCGTTGCAGCGTTCATCGACGGCGAAGCGCGACGCCGGAAGATGACACGGACCGCCTACATCGAGTGGATGGCTCGGCGCATCGCCCAAACCGGCGGATAA